From Candidatus Manganitrophus morganii, the proteins below share one genomic window:
- the rplB gene encoding 50S ribosomal protein L2, translating to MGVKTYKPTSPGRRSAMGLTFEEITKTEPEKSLVRSLPPSGGRNNRGKITVRHRGGGHKRAYRIIDFKRNKFDIPATVASIEYDPNRSARIALLTYADGEKRYIIAPDGLRVGEHLMSGPNAEIRNGNALPLSNIPVGSMIHNIELKQGKGGQLARSAGASAQLMAKENEWVQIRLGSGEVRLVHAACMATMGQVGNIDHENYSLGKAGRTRWLGRRPTVRGVAMNPVDHPHGGGEGKAGQGNPHPVSPWGQLTKGYKTRRRKDTDAFIIKRRK from the coding sequence ATGGGAGTAAAGACATACAAGCCAACGTCACCGGGTCGCCGTTCTGCAATGGGTTTGACCTTTGAGGAGATTACGAAGACCGAACCCGAAAAGAGTTTGGTTCGCTCGCTTCCCCCTTCGGGCGGAAGAAACAATCGCGGAAAGATCACGGTGCGCCATCGCGGCGGCGGACACAAGCGGGCCTACCGGATCATCGATTTCAAGAGAAATAAGTTCGACATCCCCGCCACCGTGGCGTCGATTGAATACGATCCGAATCGGTCGGCCCGGATTGCCCTGCTCACCTATGCGGACGGCGAGAAGCGCTATATCATCGCGCCGGACGGTTTAAGGGTGGGGGAGCATCTGATGTCGGGACCGAACGCCGAGATTCGGAACGGAAATGCCCTCCCGTTGTCCAACATCCCCGTCGGGAGCATGATTCATAATATTGAGCTGAAGCAGGGAAAAGGGGGCCAGCTTGCCCGGAGTGCCGGCGCGTCGGCGCAGTTGATGGCGAAAGAGAACGAGTGGGTTCAGATCCGTTTGGGTTCGGGCGAGGTTCGTCTTGTCCACGCCGCCTGTATGGCGACCATGGGGCAAGTCGGAAATATCGATCATGAAAATTACTCTTTGGGCAAGGCGGGACGAACCCGTTGGTTGGGCCGTCGGCCGACCGTCCGAGGGGTTGCGATGAACCCGGTCGATCATCCGCACGGCGGAGGAGAAGGAAAGGCCGGTCAGGGGAATCCGCATCCGGTCTCTCCCTGGGGCCAGTTGACCAAAGGATATAAGACGCGGCGCAGAAAAGACACCGACGCCTTCATTATTAAGAGAAGAAAATAA
- the rpsS gene encoding 30S ribosomal protein S19: protein MPRSVKKGPFVDTHLAEKIAKMNESNDKKILKTWSRRSTITPEMIGHTLAVHNGKKFIPVYITENMVGHKLGEFSATRFFKGHGAAKTEKATALK, encoded by the coding sequence ATGCCGAGATCAGTTAAAAAAGGACCGTTCGTCGACACACATCTGGCGGAAAAAATCGCCAAGATGAACGAATCGAACGACAAAAAGATCCTCAAGACGTGGTCGCGCAGATCGACCATTACCCCGGAGATGATCGGACATACCCTCGCCGTCCACAACGGAAAGAAGTTTATCCCGGTCTACATCACGGAAAACATGGTCGGCCACAAGCTCGGAGAATTTTCGGCGACCCGGTTCTTCAAGGGGCATGGCGCTGCCAAGACGGAAAAGGCGACGGCGTTAAAGTAA
- the rpsC gene encoding 30S ribosomal protein S3, with translation MGQKVHPIGFRLGYIKTWSSRWYAEKDYAKLLHEDLKIRKIVKKKLYHAGVARVEIERSGNQIRITIHTARPGIIIGRKGAEVDKLKVELEAMTKKQVYINIKEIKKPELDAQLVAENIAMQLEKRVAYRRAMKKAVASSLRLGALGIKVYCAGRLAGAEIARTEWYREGRVPLHTLRADIDFGLAEAATTMGQIGVKVWIYRGEILPETQKERELAAARGERR, from the coding sequence ATGGGGCAGAAAGTTCATCCGATCGGATTCCGATTAGGTTATATCAAAACGTGGAGCTCGCGCTGGTATGCCGAGAAGGACTATGCCAAGCTGCTTCATGAAGATCTGAAGATCCGGAAGATCGTCAAAAAGAAACTCTACCACGCGGGTGTTGCGCGGGTCGAGATCGAGCGCTCCGGAAATCAGATCCGGATCACCATCCACACCGCCCGGCCCGGAATCATCATCGGGAGAAAAGGGGCCGAGGTCGACAAGCTCAAGGTCGAGCTCGAAGCGATGACCAAGAAGCAGGTCTACATCAACATCAAAGAGATCAAGAAGCCGGAGCTCGACGCGCAACTGGTCGCGGAGAACATCGCCATGCAGTTGGAAAAGCGGGTCGCCTACCGGCGCGCCATGAAGAAAGCGGTCGCCTCTTCCCTTCGGCTGGGCGCGTTGGGGATCAAGGTCTACTGCGCAGGAAGGTTGGCGGGGGCCGAAATCGCGCGGACCGAGTGGTATCGGGAGGGGCGGGTTCCGTTGCATACCCTTCGCGCCGATATCGATTTCGGGTTGGCGGAAGCGGCGACGACCATGGGCCAGATCGGCGTGAAGGTTTGGATCTATCGAGGCGAGATTCTTCCGGAGACGCAAAAAGAGCGAGAATTGGCTGCTGCACGAGGTGAGAGAAGATAA
- the rplP gene encoding 50S ribosomal protein L16 → MLSPKKVKYRKRMKGRMAGKAYRGSDLSFGEFGLKAMEPGWITARQIEAARIAMTRFVKRGGKIWIRIFPDKPITKKPAETRMGKGKGAPEYWVAVVKPGRIIYEMDGVTPEVAKEAFRLAAYKLPIATQFVARGEE, encoded by the coding sequence ATGCTGTCCCCTAAGAAGGTAAAATACCGAAAACGGATGAAGGGTCGGATGGCCGGCAAGGCGTACCGCGGGTCCGATCTGAGTTTTGGCGAGTTCGGTCTCAAGGCAATGGAGCCGGGCTGGATTACGGCGAGGCAAATCGAGGCGGCGCGTATCGCGATGACCCGCTTCGTCAAGCGGGGAGGAAAAATCTGGATTCGCATCTTCCCGGACAAGCCGATTACCAAGAAGCCCGCCGAAACGCGTATGGGAAAGGGAAAGGGCGCCCCCGAATATTGGGTGGCGGTGGTCAAGCCGGGCCGGATCATCTACGAGATGGACGGAGTCACCCCCGAGGTGGCGAAAGAGGCCTTCCGGTTGGCCGCGTACAAGCTTCCGATCGCTACGCAGTTTGTAGCGCGGGGGGAGGAATAA
- the rpmC gene encoding 50S ribosomal protein L29, translating to MADVKDFRELTAEELSQKEKELRKELFNLRFQAVSGHVENPNRIKLIKRDVARVLTFSQMKKKEATEKEGASK from the coding sequence ATGGCGGATGTAAAGGATTTTAGAGAGTTGACGGCGGAGGAGCTCTCTCAGAAAGAGAAAGAGCTCCGGAAGGAGCTCTTCAACCTCCGTTTTCAGGCGGTTTCCGGACATGTCGAGAACCCCAATCGGATCAAGTTGATTAAGCGAGACGTCGCGCGGGTTCTGACCTTTTCTCAAATGAAAAAGAAAGAAGCGACCGAGAAAGAAGGCGCTTCGAAATAG
- the rpsQ gene encoding 30S ribosomal protein S17: protein MLKKRKEYVGQVISDKMEKTVVVAIDRMVQDPRYKKFLKRTSKLKAHDEKNEAHVGDRVKLIETRPISREKRWVVVEVLERAKEV, encoded by the coding sequence ATGTTGAAAAAGAGAAAAGAATACGTTGGCCAGGTTATCAGCGACAAGATGGAGAAGACTGTCGTCGTCGCGATCGACCGGATGGTGCAGGATCCTCGATACAAGAAATTTTTAAAGAGAACCAGCAAGCTGAAAGCGCACGATGAGAAAAACGAGGCCCATGTCGGCGATCGGGTCAAGCTCATCGAGACGCGTCCAATCAGCCGGGAGAAGCGGTGGGTCGTCGTCGAAGTGCTGGAGCGGGCGAAAGAGGTTTAA
- the rplN gene encoding 50S ribosomal protein L14 yields the protein MVQIYTMLDVADNSGAKKVMCFHVKGGSKKRYARLGDIIVATVKEAIPQGSVKKGDVVRAVVVRTTKEVRRDDGSYIKFDRNAAVLINAQGEPIGTRIFGPVARELRWKKFTKIISLAPEVL from the coding sequence ATGGTACAAATTTACACAATGCTCGATGTCGCTGATAACTCCGGGGCCAAGAAGGTGATGTGCTTCCATGTCAAAGGGGGCTCGAAGAAACGTTATGCGCGCCTGGGCGATATCATCGTTGCCACTGTGAAGGAAGCGATCCCACAAGGGAGCGTCAAAAAGGGAGATGTGGTGCGGGCGGTGGTGGTCCGGACGACGAAAGAAGTGCGTAGAGACGACGGCTCCTACATCAAGTTCGATCGGAACGCGGCGGTTCTGATCAATGCCCAGGGAGAACCGATTGGAACGCGTATTTTCGGCCCCGTTGCAAGAGAGCTCCGCTGGAAAAAGTTTACGAAGATTATTTCACTTGCGCCTGAAGTTTTATAA
- the rplX gene encoding 50S ribosomal protein L24, with protein sequence MGKATLPLLRTKIKKGDIVHVVAGKEKGKEGKVLQVLPDKQAVVVEKLNLLKKHTRPNQKNPKGGIVEREGRVHLSNVMIVCANCVKPRRIGSKTLPDGKKLRVCKSCGEALDKEA encoded by the coding sequence ATGGGAAAAGCCACTTTACCGTTGCTCAGGACCAAGATTAAGAAAGGCGATATTGTTCATGTGGTCGCCGGCAAAGAAAAAGGAAAAGAGGGAAAGGTCTTGCAGGTCCTTCCGGATAAGCAGGCCGTTGTTGTTGAAAAGCTGAATCTCTTGAAGAAGCATACCCGGCCGAACCAAAAAAACCCAAAGGGGGGAATCGTCGAGCGAGAGGGGAGGGTCCATCTCTCGAATGTGATGATTGTCTGCGCAAACTGCGTGAAGCCGAGAAGAATCGGGAGCAAGACGCTGCCGGACGGAAAGAAGTTGAGGGTCTGCAAATCTTGCGGCGAAGCGCTGGATAAAGAAGCTTAG
- the rplE gene encoding 50S ribosomal protein L5, protein MASAKERYQQEVVPAMMKEFGYKNPMQVPKLEKIVVNVGMGEAISNVKLLDAAVKELGQITGQRPVVTKAKKSIAGFKLREGMPIGAKVTLRRERMYEFLDRLLNAALPRIRDFRGISLKAFDGKGNYTLGIKEQLIFPEINYDEVAAIHGMDITIVTTATNDTEGRALLRIFGFPFRKPSEPK, encoded by the coding sequence ATTGCGTCAGCCAAAGAACGATACCAGCAGGAAGTGGTTCCTGCGATGATGAAGGAATTTGGGTATAAGAATCCGATGCAGGTGCCCAAACTCGAAAAAATCGTCGTTAATGTCGGAATGGGAGAGGCGATCTCCAACGTCAAGTTGCTCGATGCGGCGGTGAAAGAGCTCGGCCAGATTACCGGACAGAGACCGGTCGTCACCAAGGCCAAAAAATCGATCGCCGGATTTAAGCTTCGGGAAGGGATGCCGATCGGCGCCAAAGTCACCCTTCGGCGGGAGAGAATGTATGAATTTTTGGATCGGCTCCTCAATGCGGCCCTTCCCAGAATTCGTGACTTCAGGGGGATCTCCCTCAAAGCATTCGACGGAAAAGGAAACTACACCTTGGGAATCAAGGAGCAGTTGATCTTTCCGGAGATTAACTACGATGAGGTGGCTGCGATTCACGGAATGGACATTACCATCGTCACCACCGCGACGAACGACACCGAGGGAAGAGCGTTGCTGCGAATTTTCGGTTTCCCCTTCCGCAAACCGAGTGAGCCGAAGTAA
- a CDS encoding type Z 30S ribosomal protein S14 gives MAKKSLIAKAQRTPKFQVRKYNRCATCGRVRGYIRKFNMCRICFRLLSLKGEIPGVIKSSW, from the coding sequence TTGGCAAAGAAATCTTTAATTGCAAAAGCCCAAAGGACCCCCAAGTTCCAGGTGAGAAAATACAATCGCTGCGCCACTTGCGGTCGGGTGCGCGGTTATATTCGAAAATTCAACATGTGCCGGATCTGTTTTCGCCTGTTGAGCTTGAAGGGAGAGATCCCTGGGGTGATCAAATCGAGTTGGTAG
- the rpsH gene encoding 30S ribosomal protein S8: protein MTDPISDMLTRIRNAKMRKHEVVDIPLSKVKVELARILKEEGFIRNYRVVGESVKKNLRVYLKYVENDEPVISDLQRVSKPGRRVYVGKDEIPSVKGGIGVAILSTSKGLMTDQKSREAKVGGEVLCYIW, encoded by the coding sequence ATGACAGATCCTATTTCAGATATGCTGACCAGAATCAGAAATGCCAAAATGCGGAAACACGAAGTAGTCGATATTCCCCTTTCGAAGGTTAAGGTGGAGCTTGCGCGGATCTTAAAAGAAGAGGGGTTTATTCGAAATTATCGTGTGGTCGGCGAATCGGTGAAGAAGAATTTGAGGGTTTATCTCAAATATGTCGAAAACGACGAGCCGGTGATCAGCGACCTGCAGCGCGTCAGCAAACCGGGCCGGCGCGTGTATGTCGGCAAGGATGAAATTCCTTCGGTGAAGGGGGGGATCGGCGTTGCAATCCTCTCCACCTCGAAGGGGCTGATGACCGATCAGAAATCGCGTGAAGCGAAGGTCGGCGGAGAGGTCCTCTGTTACATCTGGTAA
- the rplF gene encoding 50S ribosomal protein L6, whose protein sequence is MSRVGLKKITIPNGVSVKVNPDNVHVKGPKGENQKALRPEIKVDVQGTEIAVSRISDDRFVRSLHGLTRNEIQNMIVGVTQGFEKVLEINGVGFRAAVQGRVLVLNLGYSHPINFELPKGIDATVEKQTTVTIKGIDRYLVGQVAANIRALREPEPYKGKGIKYKDERIIRKEGKTGK, encoded by the coding sequence ATGTCGCGAGTCGGTTTAAAAAAAATTACGATTCCCAATGGGGTCAGCGTCAAAGTGAATCCGGACAACGTCCACGTCAAAGGCCCGAAGGGAGAAAATCAAAAGGCGCTTCGGCCCGAGATCAAGGTTGACGTTCAGGGAACCGAGATTGCTGTCTCTCGCATTTCGGACGATCGGTTTGTCCGATCGCTTCACGGTTTGACCCGAAACGAGATTCAGAACATGATCGTCGGCGTGACACAGGGATTCGAGAAGGTGCTCGAGATCAATGGGGTCGGTTTCCGCGCCGCGGTGCAGGGGAGAGTGCTGGTTTTAAATTTAGGATATTCCCATCCGATCAATTTTGAGCTTCCAAAGGGGATTGATGCAACGGTTGAAAAGCAGACGACCGTCACGATCAAAGGAATCGACCGGTATCTGGTCGGACAGGTGGCGGCGAATATCCGCGCATTAAGAGAGCCCGAACCCTATAAAGGGAAAGGGATCAAGTACAAAGACGAGCGGATCATCCGTAAAGAGGGAAAGACTGGAAAATAA
- the rplR gene encoding 50S ribosomal protein L18, translating to MAVSAKEKVLARTRRHERVRNKIMGTPERPRLSVYRSLDNIYAQIIDDLSGKTLAAASSLTKAAKGKKGKASGGNIEGAKMVGAKLAALAKEKNISKVVFDRGGYIYHGRVKALADAAREGGLVF from the coding sequence ATGGCGGTATCGGCGAAAGAAAAGGTTCTGGCAAGAACGAGAAGGCACGAACGGGTTCGAAACAAAATTATGGGAACCCCCGAGCGGCCGCGTCTCTCCGTTTATCGGAGCCTGGACAATATTTATGCTCAGATTATTGATGACCTTTCCGGAAAAACATTGGCGGCGGCTTCCTCCCTTACGAAAGCGGCCAAAGGAAAAAAGGGGAAAGCGTCGGGGGGAAATATCGAAGGGGCAAAGATGGTCGGCGCAAAGCTGGCCGCCCTTGCGAAGGAGAAAAATATCAGCAAGGTGGTCTTTGATCGGGGGGGGTATATCTATCACGGGAGAGTGAAGGCGCTTGCAGACGCGGCCAGAGAAGGCGGACTTGTATTCTAA
- the rpsE gene encoding 30S ribosomal protein S5, with product MGRVFRRRYLAKINADELTLKDKVVFINRVAKVVKGGKRFSFSAVVVVGDGQGHVGVGKGKAAEVPEAIRKAIENGKKNLVRVPLKESTIPFEITGHYGAENVLLKPAADGTGIIAGGPVRAVMEMVGISNILCKSLGSGNPLNVVKATLEGFSKLRDPGEMVRRRQTALALSER from the coding sequence ATGGGACGGGTTTTTAGGAGGCGGTACTTGGCAAAAATTAATGCAGACGAACTGACGTTAAAAGATAAGGTCGTATTCATCAACCGCGTGGCGAAAGTAGTGAAGGGGGGCAAGCGCTTCTCCTTTTCCGCCGTGGTGGTGGTGGGAGACGGCCAGGGGCATGTCGGGGTCGGCAAGGGAAAAGCGGCGGAGGTTCCTGAAGCGATTCGAAAAGCGATTGAGAATGGAAAGAAGAATCTGGTCCGCGTCCCCTTGAAAGAGTCGACGATTCCTTTTGAAATCACCGGGCATTACGGGGCCGAGAATGTTCTGCTCAAGCCGGCGGCGGATGGAACCGGGATCATCGCGGGGGGGCCGGTCCGGGCCGTGATGGAGATGGTCGGAATTTCGAATATCCTCTGCAAGTCGCTCGGGAGCGGAAACCCGCTCAACGTGGTCAAGGCGACGTTGGAAGGTTTCTCGAAACTGAGAGATCCCGGAGAGATGGTCAGGCGGAGGCAGACGGCCCTCGCGCTGTCGGAGAGATAG
- the rpmD gene encoding 50S ribosomal protein L30: MAKKEASKTATKQLSITLVRSYIGRPGKHKRVVAGLGLRKMNQTVIRQDTPQTRGMIHKISHLLEVKEIS, translated from the coding sequence ATGGCAAAGAAAGAAGCTTCGAAAACGGCGACAAAACAGTTATCGATTACCCTGGTGCGGAGCTATATCGGGCGGCCCGGAAAACATAAAAGAGTGGTTGCCGGACTCGGCCTCCGTAAAATGAATCAAACGGTGATCCGCCAGGATACGCCTCAAACGCGCGGGATGATTCATAAAATTTCGCATCTGCTGGAGGTCAAGGAAATCTCGTGA
- the rplO gene encoding 50S ribosomal protein L15, whose translation MKISDLAPTPGAKKKEKRIGRGPGSGHGKTSTKGHKGQAARSGGTKAPGFEGGQQPLIRRVPKRGFKNIFKKEYAVVNLSRLDQFPAETVINPEFLHQAGIIKRSTESVKILGEGALTKPLVIAAHKFSEEALKKIQAAGGRAEVLS comes from the coding sequence GTGAAGATATCGGATTTAGCGCCCACTCCCGGGGCCAAGAAAAAAGAAAAAAGGATCGGGCGGGGACCGGGTTCGGGACATGGGAAGACATCGACCAAGGGGCATAAAGGCCAAGCGGCCCGATCAGGCGGAACGAAGGCTCCCGGTTTCGAAGGGGGACAACAGCCGTTGATTCGCCGGGTTCCAAAACGCGGCTTTAAGAATATCTTCAAGAAAGAATACGCGGTCGTCAATCTGAGCAGACTCGATCAGTTCCCGGCCGAGACGGTGATCAACCCCGAGTTTCTCCATCAAGCCGGCATCATCAAAAGATCAACCGAAAGCGTTAAGATTTTGGGGGAAGGAGCGCTGACGAAGCCGTTGGTCATCGCCGCCCATAAGTTCAGCGAAGAGGCCCTCAAGAAAATTCAGGCGGCCGGCGGGCGGGCCGAGGTCCTCTCATAG